The Candidatus Acididesulfobacter guangdongensis region ATGTTTTATCCATAGTGAAGATTTCTATATTTTGTTTCGCCCGCGAAACGTTTACATAAAATTCGTTTTTAGTCGTTCTGTCGGAATATATATAAACCTTTTCGGCCGTCTGTCCCTGCGACTTATAACTCGTGATTGCATAGCCGTGAGTGAAATAATTATAATCTTTCGTTTCAAAATTAACAGTCTTACCTTTCCCGATATCGACTTCGATTTTATAATTATCGTTTCCTAAACTTTCGATATTTTTAATCAAGCCGCTAAGACCGTTTTGCACCCCGTATTCTTTTTTATCTAATCCATTATTTACAACTTCTATATGGTAATCGTTTTTCAGAAAAATAATTTTATCCCCTTTTGAAAATTTCCTTTCGGCTTCGATATAAACTTGATTGGCTTTTAATTTATTTCCGGACATTAAAATCTCTTGTCCGGAAAACTTATCCACGGCAATTACTGATTTATTTTCGAAATCGACGTTTTTGATTTCATAAGTATGTTTACCTCTAAGAACTATATCCCCCTTTTCATAATTCCAAAAATTTTTCTTATCTTCATCCCCTATATTTTTCCCTTCCCTGATTTTCATTTGAAAATCTTCTTTAGCTATCGCGCCGGCATTTTTTAATTTTTCCCTGGTAATCTTATTGAGCTCATATCTGTCTTTATTCTGCGACGAGAGAATAAAATTTTCCAAATTACCTTCTTTAACGAAAGCGTCGGTTATGCTTTCGTATAGAACCTCTTTGTTTTCAAATACGTGAATCATATTTTTTTCGTCAAGCATTTTCATTCCGTCTTTTATTTTCCCTTTAGCGATAGTTTTAACAGCTTCTTTTAAAAAAAGGTCGGTCTGCCTTATCGACTCGTGCATTTCGACGAACGTTACGTTTTTAGATTTTTGCAATCTTTCAAACATACCGCCTGCCTGAATTGAAGCTAACTGTTTTATATCGCCGATTAAAATAACCCTGGCGTTTTCTTTTTCCGCCAGTTCTATTACTTCCTTAATTTTCAAAGTCGCATTCATAGACGATTCATCGACTATATATATTTTTTTACCGTTAGCGTCTGTAAACTCTTTAATATTTTTTCCTTGCAAAATATGACTATCAATCGTTTTTGAATCTATCATACTTTGCTCTACAATCTCTTTGACGGCCTTACCTGTCGTCGATAAACCTGCCAACTGCACCCCCCTTTCTTTCGTTATTTCATGAAAGGCTTTCAAAAGCGTAGTTTTTCCGGTTCCTGCGTCTCCTTGTATCACTGTAACTCCGTTTTTTGTAGTTAATAGAGCTTCAAGTACTTTTTTCTGGTCTGCGGTCAAAGCAAAATCTTTACCTTTTTCTTTTTTGAATATTTCCGCCGCTTTCTTTTCCCATTCTCCTATTTCAGTTTTAGCCGAATTTTTTTCGACTATGCCGTCGTATTTTTCAAAAGTATTTTTAGAGAAAGACTGAATTTTTATTTCAGCCATTCTTATTTCTTTTGTAGTTAAAAAAAAACCGTCTGGATCTAATTTAACAAGTTCGCGGCGCTTAAACATTTCTTTAATTTTTAAATTTATATCTTCCTCGTTAAATTTCAAATCGTTATAAATCAGATGCTTCATCGCTGTAACTCTCAAATCCAGATCCGACATTTGCGCTCTATTTTCCGTCAATTTCGCCGTAGCTGATTTTAAAGCGGCGTCAATGTCGTCCGCACCGGCCAGCTTAACGCTTTTTATAACCGGCACGACATCTTTCTGCGGACTTTCTGCCTCCCATTTAGTTCTTAAATCGCTAAGAGGTACGCTTGAATCTTTTCTTTTTCTAGTTTCTAATGCTATTCTCGCTTTCACTTCCGCCTCGTTGCCGTCGGCAACGTCTTTAATTTTATCGAATTCATTTTTGATTTGCTCCGAACGTTTTGAAAACGTTTCTAGAGTCTTTTGTTCGACCCCTTCAACTTCAAAAAAGAAATTCTTATAATCAGTGACCTTAACTGAAATATCGTTCTGCCTTAATTGATTAATTTCAAGCGCCCTATAATACTCGCCAAGCCTTTTTTTATTATCAAGAATATTCCTGCCCCTAGTTTGCGGAATAGAGCGCCCTACTTCAAGCGCATATTCCTGTCCTCTTACGTATAACCTTTTTGGAACTATAAAATGAGAATGTATATCAGGGTCTTTTTCTCTTGTATCGTGGTGCAGAAACGCCGCATATTCCATTTTTCCGGGATACACTGGGTCATAAACTTTTTTACCGCCTTCTCTGTGCGACAAGCGAGTATATGCAAGATTTTCTTCGACGTATCGCATAGCTCCGCATGCGGCGTTTTCGTGAATCTCTATCATTTTTTTTCGCAGTTGTTCGTCTTTTGTAAGTTCAATCATAACCGAAACAGATTTGGGAGCTGTAAAAGTCATATCGATAGAATCCTTTCCGTTCAAAAATTCCCTGAACGTCCTTCCGGATTTAAGCGATACATGCTTTTCGCCGGTTAGTGATGTCTTAGAAGGTTCTAATATCTGCTCTCCTACAAATTTGTTTGCAAGACCGCCGTAGAACGTTTCAGAGTTTTGGTTCGAGTAGTATTCTTCTAATTCAAACTGTTCTTTTTCTTTTTGAAAATAATCTTCGGCAATTTTTGGAGTTAACTTTTCATCAATACCGCCTAAAGTCAGCATTCTTTCTCCTATTATTTCCTAAGGCTTTTAATTTAAATTAAATTTCTTTTTAAGTCCGTGCATTATATCGATTAGCGTTTTTGTCTCAGCTTGTATCGTGATTTCATCTTTGCCGAAACCGTTTGTCTGGAATGAAATCTTTACGGATAAAACATTATCGAACTTTTTTACTAACTCGATTATTTCAAGACTGTCTTCTTTGGTTTCGTTAAACTCTAATTTTTGCCCTATTTCTTGGTCTTCGGTCTTCGGGGTTTGACCGTAGAAGTCGTCTACAAGAGCTTTTGTAGTTTCCCCGGGTATCAGGTTTCTTATCTGCTCGTATTCGGGAGTTCTCTGATTTTGTTTTTCGGTCAAGTCTTGAATAGCTTTCTTCTGGTTTTCTTTTTTCTCGCGGGCGATTTTTAAAGCATCGCCTTTAGATATTTTTTTATCTTTTATCTGCTTTTTAACTCCTTCATCAAGATTTTTAGCAAGTTGCAAATCCTGTTGAACACTTCTCTCTGATAAACCGGTTTTTTTGGCCGTGTTGGATACAAAATTTCCGTCATTTTTTTCACCATTCAAATCAGCGTCATTACTGCCTTTGTCCGAAAACGAAACAGTTTCGTTTTCGGTGGAGCGAAATTGTTTTAAATTCTTTTTAACCTTCTCGGATTTAGCAAAATCTGGATGTAATTTCTCATAGATTTCTTGTCGCCTTTTAAGCATTTCAGCCCTGTCAAGATAATGAAGTTCAGCTCTTACGAGATTTTCGTCTATTTCTGCAAGTTCAGAATGGATATTGTCCATATTCACTATAACAGCTTGAATTCTGTTATATCCAAGACGTTTATATGCCGTCAATCTATGCAGGCCGGCTACTAAAACATAGCCCTCATCGGTCTTATTTACCGAAATAGGATTTAAAAGTCCTATTTCTTTAACGCTTTCCATAATTTCACTTACTTTTTCATTGTCTGCCTGTCTTTTTCTGTCTTTTATGACTATCTCGTTAATATTAAGTTCAACGCCATTGAATTTAATTTCATTAGCGACGCCCTGCTCATTTAATTCCCTAGCTAGCGTCTCCATATCCTTGCCGAGTATATCTGATACTGTTTGACCGGATGGTCTCTTTAATTCCATATTTCCTCCTTAAATTTTTTATATTTAATTATTTCAATATTTCATCAACTATAAATTCTATTTCAGCTTGTGCATGGCTATCGTCCGTATCAAAAACCGTTTCGCCTAAGAGCGACGACCTTGGATAGCTCTGCCTAAACAAAACATCGTGAACTGAATTTTTTTTGTTTATTTCTATTTTAAGAAGAGCTTCTTTAATTTCGCTTCCTATCAATGCATTTCTGATAATTTTGTTGTGAACGAAAATTATGCTGAAATCTTTTGAAATCATATTTATAGTATCTATTAAACTTGATAAACCCCAAATGTCGAAGGCGGAGCTAGCTACAGGTACTACAAGATAATTTGCAAGCTTGATACTTGTTATAAAAAATTGGCTCATTGCTGGCGGATTATCTATCACGACATAATTGTAATCGTTTTTTTTTATTGAAGATTCAAGCAGTTTAGGATTATCTATTGGTATAACATCAAATGATTTATCTTGTTTTATACAACTCCAATCATACGCAGTACGTTGCGGATCTGCGTCGTAAAGAACTGTTTTATTATTACAACCCATAGATAAATATTTTGCGATATTAATCGCTAATGTGGTCTTGCCGACGCCGCCTTTTGAATTTTGAACTGAAATAATCTTCATCATTATTTATGCCTCCAATTTAATGAGTTAATTTAAGAAATTCTTGCACCGCTTTATCGACGCTGTCATATATCTGACTTACAGGAGACGTGCGGAATTTTACCGTATATAAATTAAACTCCCCGACGCTCACAGGAAATATCGCGTAATTTCCGCGTTCACAAATTCCGTTTAATTCAAGTTGCATTATTACTTGTTCTTTTTCCCCGACTTCATAATTAAATTTTCTTTTAGCGTATCCGCCGTTCATTACACAGTTCATAATAATTTACCTCCTATTTCTCTTTTGAATTTTCTAAAAAATAAGTTAAAGGTTGAGACATACCATATCTTGTCTTACCGTATATCGCCTTATGATTTGCCGTATTCTCGCCTACACAACTTTTAATAAAGCAATGTTTAACAAGCTCATTTATACGATTTGACGACTTAAAAAGCTTTTTGTATTCCTGATAATCTCCGTGCATATCTAAAACATATTTTTCGTTTCTGAGTGTCAATTTTATTTCTGGATTAACATTTTCCATTAGTACATTTTTTACGTGCTCTTTATTTATTTTTTCAAGACTGCTGGCATTACATTCTATTTGTGATAGCTTATTATTATCTATTTCTTCAATATTAATTTTATAGCGTTTTCCTCCAGCGTTAAATTCTTTGCCGTTATAAGCCTTTACAAAAAGATTGCCTATCTCTTTTTGCTCTAATATCACACCGCGACCTTTCTTATCAACTTTAGTTTTTGCAAGACATAATTCCTCGTTAAAAACCGTTATTACTAAATCGATATTATCTAATTTCATCCTTAAACCCTCCTTAAATTTATCAATCTTATCAATATATATTTCTCTTGATTTTTTATTCGTTTTAAATTGAGAATCCCCTTATAAACAATCTTAGATTAAATTTCTACATCAAAAAAATCTTCAATATCTATTTCGTTTGCCACCATTTCTAACCGCAATTTAAAATATTTACATAATTCCTTGAAATCTTCTTCTGTAAATTCAAGTTCGTTCACTACGCATTGTTCTTTTATTAAAGTTTTAAATTCCTCATTGGTTTCGACATCTACTATGTCTGAAATTCCCTGCATTTTTAAATCCTCCTTATTGTTATTAATTTCACTTAAATCCCAAATCAATTCACTATCTGCTTTTTTGACCGTATATTTCTCAAATTCTTCGGCAAACTCTTTATTTTTCATATCAGTATCTATAACATCCATTATTATCGTAAATAAAACATCTGAATAATTTATCTCTCTTATTTCCTTATTTTTTATTATTTTAAATTCTACATAATCGTTTATTAAATGATATTGTTTAGGCGTTAATCCTTTTATTTTTATAGTTCTTGGCGATGCCTGTAATGACACAACTACGGTATTTGATTTTTCTTTTTCGTTCATATTGTTTTCTCCTTTTTTTTTATAATCTTTTCTGCAAGTTGCGAGTTTAAGATTAAATTCCGTACAATTATAACCACCTTCATATCTATCGCTATTTGTTCCCTTACATGAATCTAATTCGTAATTTTCACATAATACGCATTCTTTAATTAATTCTCTTGCAAATCTTTCTATACTCTTTTTCTTTTTAGCCATAAATCCTCCTTTACAAAATCCATCTAACTTTCTCCTTTTTATAAACTTCTTGACTGCCTCTTTCTCTTTTTTCTCTCGACCACTCTCTCGGCTTTACTATTCCGTCTTTTTGAGCTCCTACCGCCCTTAAAGAAGCGGCGCTTTCTTCTTTTAAGGTATAAGTAAGAACCTTTCTATAGCCCATAATCTGAGCGATTTTTTTCACTCTCGAATAAAGCATAGAATTTGCGTTCCTCGTCCCGTCAGTGCAGACCCTTAAAACTTCTAAAGTTAATCCGTCGTCAAGCATACGTGCGACGGGACGGCCGCAAATAGCCACGCCTATCAGTTTTTCGCCGTCGAACAGACCTATCGAAAATTTATGACCGGCGACGGGCTTGTTGTGGCGGTGATTTGCCAAAACAAATGAGTTTGCTAATTTTAAACTTATCGGTTGAAAGTTATAGTATTTTTTCATAAATCGCTCTTAAAGCTTTTATAAAATTATTTTCTTTTTCTTTAAGCATATCTGGATTTTCGACATCTGTGAACAACTCTTGGTTTTTAAAGCTAATATCGTATTTTTTAAGAATGTCGTCTATGCTATTCTTAAATTCATTTTCAGTTATAGTGACATGCTCATAAGTCGAACCGTGATCATTTATGCGATAAACACCATTATTAAAAGATATATCAAAATCTATAATATAGTCGCCTTTATCAATAATAACTTTCTTTATATATCCATCTTTTGTTGCAATATAATCTTGTGAAGTTTCATCATCTTTTTCTAAATTTGCAATAGGTCTTATTATTACCGCTATAATAATAGACGCTACAAATACTATTAAAACCAATGCGATAATATATGGATTATGTGATAAATGAGTTGGAAAAGAATTAAACATTTTTGTTTTCCTCTTTATTCTTAATTTCTTCATCGAGTTTCTTTAACCTTAAGATTTCTTTTTCCGTATCGTTTTTAACTTTTTTTCTGATTAAAAGTTCTTCATTAATCTTATCTCTGTGATCCCAAATGAATGCCCTTATATATAATTCTTTATATGTTGATATACTATCTGATATTTCATAATAAGGAGTTCTTGTAAAAAATGTATTAAAACGTTTAATTAAAATTCTTTGTCTAGTTTTTCCAAAAGCAAAAAACCATCCATTATGAAGCGTTGGATATTCAAAATAATTTTTATATCCTTTTAAAAACAAATTTACGTCCTCGTATGTTTGAATAGATTCTATTTTTTGCACTTCTTTTACGCCGAAAATATTTTTAATTTTATTAATTAAATACATTTTTAACCTTTTATATTTTTTAAAAATTTTCTTTTATTTTTATTTTTTATGTTTTCTTCTTCTATTATCTGCAGCCATACGATATCCGATCTTAATAGTTCTTCACATTCTTTGTCGTCTTCTTTAAAAGGTTTGCTTTTAGAAACTTCAATTATTGAATATGACCTAATATCGCCATACTGAACTAAAACTTCCAAGTTTTCGTCAAATTCGTTCAATTTTTCTTTCAACTCTTTTGTCGTCATAATAACCTCCTAATCTATTAAAAATTATTTTCTTAATAACCGCCTTACATATCTTTTTAACCACTCCCGGCACGACTGCGTTGCCGAACTGCTTATAAGCCTGTGTGTCCGAAACTACGATTTTAAAATCGTCCGAAAATCCCTTGACCTTCTCCCCTTCCTAAACTCAGGGGATTCTTGATTTTTATTTAAGAGGAACATATCAATTCAAACCTCTTCTCTAAGATTAACTTAATAGCATATTTACTCAGCTTTTTCGGTATTAGTCTTCCGAAATTATCCAAGTTATGCAATCTTTCTCTCAAAACATTTGAAAGAAATCTATTTTTTAACATCTTTGATGAATGCAAGTCGGCATTCTCTTTATGCCCGCAGTGTTTACATTCAAAAACTTCTTGAGTCTGCCTGTTGACTTTATCGATACTTCCGCAATCGCAGGTAATACTTGAATATTGAGACGGCGTAATATGAACTTTAATACCTCTTTTTTCCGCCTGACGTTTCAATATATTCTTAACGTCGCTTAGACGTAACAGCTTTAAGAGACGGCCATATTTCACATTAAATTCTTCGTTTATGACGCCTAACTTGTCTCTAAATAGCAAGTCTTCAACGACTAAATCGGTAATATTATTTTCTTCGCAATAGTTAAGGATATTATGGATTTCTAATCCGATATACCATTGCAATTTACGGTAGAGTTTTTGCAATTTTCTAAGTTGCTTATCATTTAAGTTCTGCGCACCGATTTTATCTAATATCAATAATTCGTTAGCAATCCCTTTGACTAAGTCTCTGTCGTAGTCAAAATATGCGCCGTCCGATAATATCGCAAAGTTGTGTTTAACGTTTATGTCTAATCCTTCGGCTTTGCTGAAAGGCTTGAATACCGGCTCCGGTTCTTCTATCGTAGCGGATATATTAATCTTATTCTGTTTAAGAGAAAGGTTTAAAACAAATTCTTTTCCTATCCAGTCCTTGATTTTATGGTATTTATTATTGATTTGAACCGGCAGTCTTAAATATTTCTTGCCTTTCATTTTAAAGTTAAACCAATATTTATATAGTTTATTGGTATCATCTATAAAAATATGAGCTACATTAATATTGGGTTTATTGCTTAACATTACCGACGAATATTCCGGTATTTCTATCAATTTAACTTTAGATAAAATATTGCTTTGAATTTGCTTTGATAAATTAAGAATCCTGTCGAAATAAGGCTTAGTTTTAAAGTATTCAAAAACCGACAAGACGTCTTGATTAAGTATTTGTAATTCTAACGGCTTATTGAAATCCAAATACGCCAGATATTTTATTAATCCCGTAAGTTTAGTTGATTTAAACTTTATTTCAAATTCTTTGGTCTCGCCTTTCTTATAAAACTTAGTATTTACTTTATATTTAACGATTATCATCTTGCTTTGTATTCTAATACGTCTGTTTTGTGTTATTTTCTTTAAAGTTGTTAAATATTTATCGATAAGCATCTGCATTTCTCTTTGAATATTCCAAGACGATATATAGCCGTCTTTGACTATCTTGTAATCCGATTTAAGTTTATTAATGCCGTCTGTATTCAAAAGTAATGCCTTATTATTAAAAATATGCAAGGATAGTGTATTCTTAATGGCTGCTATTTGCTTAAGAATGCTTTTTACATCCTCAAACTTAGATTTATTCAAATATTTTGACGTCGTTCTCTGCGCTTTAATCATTTTTATTTATTAATATTTTTAAATTAAAAATTTATTGCCTTATATCTTAAGCCCTAAAGGACGGAGTTTTACGGCAACTGATGATAATTTTAAAATCCTGAAATTATTGAATTTCTAATATCTAACAAAATTTTATTTAAATCGGCATTATAAAATCCCGACGTCGAACCTGCGTTAATTTCTATTATTTTCGGTAAATTATATATGCCGTCAATTCCGTCAACTATATCTACCGTATATATCATATCCGGCTGCCATTCCGTGTTGGCTACTTTTTCGGCTAATTCTATTATCTTTTTAGACGGCTCAGATAACGCTATATTTTTTTTCCACGAATACGGCGAATATCCTGCAATTTTTCTATCGACTATCCATAGTCTCCATTCTATATCAGGCATCCGATAAGCCTTATTAATCATACACATCGTTTCAGGCGCGTTTATAAGATAAAAAGATATATCAGGATGCGATAATATATCGTCTATCGTGTTTGCGACAAAACCGGTAAATAATTTACTTCCGCTATCCGGTTTTATAAAAATAGGAAACCTGTCTGGACAGAGACGAATTACTAAACTTAACGGCAAGAAATAACAATCGCTATTAACGACGCTAAGCTCCCGCAAATAAGAAATCCAAGTTGAAACATTATAATTTTGGTTATCATAGCAAATACGGATTCCCGCACCTTTTTTTATTAACATATTAGCGTCCTGAATAGTAGTAACAGCAAATGACGGCTTATTTTTATTAAAAGTATTAGGCAAAGGTGTAAACGACATTCCGCCCTTTATCGTTTGAATTTCATCGCTCATATCCGATAAAATTTTAACCGTCTCGTTAAGTCTATTTTTAAAAATAGCTTTATGTATTCGCCAGAACATTTCGCACGTCCATATTTTATTTTTTTAATTTATCTTTTTTTAATTATAAAATCACGGCCTTGCCGTCCCAAACCTTATTATTTCTGTTGAGAAATAAGTCCGCCAGCATCGGAGCTGTATTTTCACATTCTTTGACATATAAAGGCTTTTTAATCATTCTACAAGATTCTTTACCTATATATATAAGTCCAAATTCTTCAGGTATTTCGTCCGGCAGTATTAATCCTTCAGGACACGCATAAAATTTAAAGTTTCCAAATGGATGATTATGCTGTTTTTTACCGTCTTTTAGAAAATCTTGCCTTGAAACTTTACATTCGATATTTATATCGTTTTTCATTCCCGTGCCGAGAACATCGGGATATTCTCTTGATATGTTGTATCCATGCGGTTCCTTTAGGATTACCTTGCATCTATATAGAGAAATTGATTCGTGTTGTTTTTGAAGCCATTTTGCTACTTTATCTATACATTCGCTATGCGACATTTCTATTTTTTTAACCTTTTTCGGCTTTGGCAAAATAAGCGGGCATCTTTTAAGCTCATATAATTGATGATAAGCCGTATGTGTGCCTTCTGACGTTTGATATTCTTTTACCGCTATTTTACAGCATCCGTATTTAAACAATTCTGAATATTCGTCTGGCGTATTTGTTATGAAATTTTTAATTAAATTAGAGCATTCCTTGCATTTCCATTTTGCTATTTTTTTATTATCTACTCTGTTTATTGCATAGTTTCTTTTTAAGATTTCTATATTGTTCATAATAAATTTATCTCCGTTAAAGCTTTTACAAAGTCTTCTTTTTTGCTTTCAAGCTCGTCTTTTGTCGCATATACAAATATTTCGCCGTTTTCAAAGCTTAATCCGTATTTTTTAAGAATTGTAGCTATTTCCTTAGTAGGCTCTTTTAAGTCTGGGTTAATATCAAAGAGAGTATTATTATCATCAGATATTAAATACGCATCGTCTATAATTTCTGTATCTCTGTCATCTCCCATTAAAAAAGCCTTTTCTAAAAAAGTTACATAAAAACTAATCTCATCATTATGTTTATTTAATAATTCGCTAACAACAATCTTCTTGTTTATAAAAATATCGTCATAAGTGTCTCTAAATATTGAATCTTCGCAAGAATAAACTTCGCCGTCTCCGCCGATAATAATCCAATCGCCTACACTAACTGTTGCTTCGCCTTTAAGATTACTAATCAAAACAGTTTTTTTGTCTTCATTAATTTGCACATAATTCCAAATTCTTATTTCGTCTTCTGTTAGTTGATTAAAAGCATTTCTTAAATATTCAATATCACCATTCCATTGTATTGCTTTAACTATAAGTGGTTTTTTACGATATTTTAAAAACATTTAACCTCCATTTTTTATATAATGCGCATAGTGAACTTATTCTTCTGTCCACAATGGATTTTTTAATTTAAAAACACCTCGTTCAATAAGTTTGTCCGCCTCATTATTTTTTACAACCTCTATAGATTCACTTACGACATCATCAATCGTTATCGGTATTAAACCCGATGAATTTAAAAAGGGAGTCGGATCTATCAAAGGGTCGTTAAGAGCATAAGACGACTTAAAAAAATCAAGCGGAACAATGTCTGTATCCTGAGCAAAGAAATATAAGTCTTTTCTTTGCTTACCGTCCGGCTTAGATTTATCGATTAATGTGAATTTATAAATTTTACCTTTATGAATATCGAATTTTGGCTGCATATTTTACGCCTCCGTAAAAAGCGAAAGGTTTTGCCCTTGCTCGCTTAAATCGTAATTAGCCCAGACTGTTTCCGTCCGCGCCGGACAATTATCTTTATTTCTGTATCTCAAGCTATTAGCAAAACAATTAAAATCCTGCCTGTAAAAGCCTGAAAGCCTGTCATTATAAATATCGTTGTCATATCCGCTCAAAAGCCACTTACCTTTGATATTCGAAAGAATATCTATAAGGTCGTTATGGTCTTTATCGGTCATCTCGAACATATATCCGCCTGATTTGCGTGAACTTGCTACGTAGGGCGGGTCAAGATAGAAAAACGTATCAGTCCTGTCCCAGTTTGCGATTAGTTTTCTAAAATCCAAGTTGTCGATATAAACTTCAGAAAACCTTTTATGTATCAGGCTTAATTTATCTATGCTTTTAATTCTTTTCGGCATATTAGCTTCAACAGAAAATTTCCAGCCGGTATATTTGCAAGTAGAATGTCGCGTCGATTTAATCAAATAATAAAATCTTACGGCTCTTTCTGCTTTATCAATTTTATCTGTCTGTATATCGCGGTATTCGTAATAGCATTCGCGTGAATACGGCAATAAGCTTATTTTTTCCTGAAATTTCTTAAAAAGTTTTCTGTCCGCTATAACCTTAAAAAAGTTATAGAGTTCGCCGTCAATATCGTTATAGACTTCTACTTTAGACGGGCTTTTATTTATTAATATAGTTCCTGACCCGCCGAAGACTTCGACATAGGTTTTATGGCTTGGAAATAACGGTATAAGGTTGTCTATCATAAAATATTTTCCGCCGAAGTAGCCAAATGGGGTTAGTTTTTGAGCTTTCATAATTTATTTAAATCTCCGTCATCGTAATAACTTATAATATCGGTATATAAATCTAAAAATATTGTTTCTGACTTTTTAGGATTCCACGGCTCTATTTTTTCAGGATAAGGTTTTACGGTTTTAATTATTGTCCATTCATCAGGTTCGCCTATAAGTAAATCTCTCTTCTCGGTTGCTAAAAGCCGTAAATCCGCTTCTTTAACCGAATCTGGTAATTTGTCCGGCAAGCCGAACTTTTCGGTTATAACCTTATATACTTTATATTCTAATTTGCGATACTGAGGCAACAATGTTTTTAACGGTTTTGATATATCAGTGAGATAAGATTCCGTGGCATCATGCAAAAGAGCCGCAAGACTATCTTCGTCAGGTACGTTATTTACCGCTAATACGCTATGTTGCGCTACTGAATAAAACTCTTTAGTATGTCCTGTATATCGACAAATATTAGACAAAGCGTGCGCTATGTCTTCGATACAGACAGAATCGGCATCAGGATTAAGAAAATCAAATTTCTTGCCGGTATAAGTTTGTATCCACGGTAAAACGGTTTGATTTGCCATTTTAATACCCCTAATTTTATTTATAAATTTTCCCTGTTTTTATATAATCTATTTTTTCATACGGATATATTTCTTTTAATCCCCACCATTTTTTATAACTTGGAAGGGAACATATTTCGTTAACCATAACATCGTGAGTATCTGAAAATGGTTCGGAGCCTGATTCAAACCATTTTTTAGCGCTTTCTGTTTTTGCACTGTCTATAAGCCAAATTTTATATGCCTTAGTCCTTTGATATATTAGCGTTCTGATTTTATGATTAAGATATATGTATATTTTCATTATTTTCTATGTAAAGTTATTATTGCAAAATTAAATAAAGAACTATAAAAGATTAATCTTATTTTTTTACTGCCATAAATGGCAATACATCTATTTTTAATGCTTATACGTTCCAAATGCTTAACCAAAGCAGGATTAATTTTATTAT contains the following coding sequences:
- a CDS encoding ParB/RepB/Spo0J family partition protein, which produces MELKRPSGQTVSDILGKDMETLARELNEQGVANEIKFNGVELNINEIVIKDRKRQADNEKVSEIMESVKEIGLLNPISVNKTDEGYVLVAGLHRLTAYKRLGYNRIQAVIVNMDNIHSELAEIDENLVRAELHYLDRAEMLKRRQEIYEKLHPDFAKSEKVKKNLKQFRSTENETVSFSDKGSNDADLNGEKNDGNFVSNTAKKTGLSERSVQQDLQLAKNLDEGVKKQIKDKKISKGDALKIAREKKENQKKAIQDLTEKQNQRTPEYEQIRNLIPGETTKALVDDFYGQTPKTEDQEIGQKLEFNETKEDSLEIIELVKKFDNVLSVKISFQTNGFGKDEITIQAETKTLIDIMHGLKKKFNLN
- a CDS encoding ParA family protein, whose protein sequence is MMKIISVQNSKGGVGKTTLAINIAKYLSMGCNNKTVLYDADPQRTAYDWSCIKQDKSFDVIPIDNPKLLESSIKKNDYNYVVIDNPPAMSQFFITSIKLANYLVVPVASSAFDIWGLSSLIDTINMISKDFSIIFVHNKIIRNALIGSEIKEALLKIEINKKNSVHDVLFRQSYPRSSLLGETVFDTDDSHAQAEIEFIVDEILK
- a CDS encoding DUF1828 domain-containing protein; this encodes MKKLRIKRKTKMFNSFPTHLSHNPYIIALVLIVFVASIIIAVIIRPIANLEKDDETSQDYIATKDGYIKKVIIDKGDYIIDFDISFNNGVYRINDHGSTYEHVTITENEFKNSIDDILKKYDISFKNQELFTDVENPDMLKEKENNFIKALRAIYEKIL
- a CDS encoding DUF4343 domain-containing protein, with the protein product MFWRIHKAIFKNRLNETVKILSDMSDEIQTIKGGMSFTPLPNTFNKNKPSFAVTTIQDANMLIKKGAGIRICYDNQNYNVSTWISYLRELSVVNSDCYFLPLSLVIRLCPDRFPIFIKPDSGSKLFTGFVANTIDDILSHPDISFYLINAPETMCMINKAYRMPDIEWRLWIVDRKIAGYSPYSWKKNIALSEPSKKIIELAEKVANTEWQPDMIYTVDIVDGIDGIYNLPKIIEINAGSTSGFYNADLNKILLDIRNSIISGF
- a CDS encoding DUF1828 domain-containing protein, with the translated sequence MFLKYRKKPLIVKAIQWNGDIEYLRNAFNQLTEDEIRIWNYVQINEDKKTVLISNLKGEATVSVGDWIIIGGDGEVYSCEDSIFRDTYDDIFINKKIVVSELLNKHNDEISFYVTFLEKAFLMGDDRDTEIIDDAYLISDDNNTLFDINPDLKEPTKEIATILKKYGLSFENGEIFVYATKDELESKKEDFVKALTEINLL
- a CDS encoding DNA adenine methylase translates to MKAQKLTPFGYFGGKYFMIDNLIPLFPSHKTYVEVFGGSGTILINKSPSKVEVYNDIDGELYNFFKVIADRKLFKKFQEKISLLPYSRECYYEYRDIQTDKIDKAERAVRFYYLIKSTRHSTCKYTGWKFSVEANMPKRIKSIDKLSLIHKRFSEVYIDNLDFRKLIANWDRTDTFFYLDPPYVASSRKSGGYMFEMTDKDHNDLIDILSNIKGKWLLSGYDNDIYNDRLSGFYRQDFNCFANSLRYRNKDNCPARTETVWANYDLSEQGQNLSLFTEA
- a CDS encoding HD family hydrolase; amino-acid sequence: MANQTVLPWIQTYTGKKFDFLNPDADSVCIEDIAHALSNICRYTGHTKEFYSVAQHSVLAVNNVPDEDSLAALLHDATESYLTDISKPLKTLLPQYRKLEYKVYKVITEKFGLPDKLPDSVKEADLRLLATEKRDLLIGEPDEWTIIKTVKPYPEKIEPWNPKKSETIFLDLYTDIISYYDDGDLNKL